Proteins from one Phocoena sinus isolate mPhoSin1 chromosome 8, mPhoSin1.pri, whole genome shotgun sequence genomic window:
- the SLC37A2 gene encoding glucose-6-phosphate exchanger SLC37A2 isoform X3, with protein sequence MLPGHSRGRGPSALPAQLPTSPCRYRGFILLITFLIYTCYHMSRKPISVVKSRLHHNCSEMIQPIGDTHRLNDTTWCNWAPFDQSNYKELLGAVDNAFLVAYAIGMFISGIFGERLPLRYYLTAGMLLSGLFTSLFGLGYFWNIHALWYFVLIQICNGLVQTTGWPSVVTCVGNWFGKGKRGLIMGIWNSHTSMGNILGSLIAGVWVDEQWGLSFVVPGIITAVMGLVTFFFLIEYPEDVDCSPPQHHGELEENVDNAEDPGNGPHSNRENGLESAVTLSKEPSAQPAAISFFGALWIPGVVEFSLCLLFAKLVSYTFLYWLPLYIFNVVHFTAKESGDLSTLFDVGGIAGGILAGLISDYTNGRATTCCVMLILAAPTMFLYNYVGQSGISISIVMLLTCGALVNGPYALITTAVSADLGTHKSLKGNAKALSTVTAIIDGTGSIGAALGPLLAGLISPTGWNNVFYMLITADILACLLLCRLVYKEILGWRSSLSRDRGYREM encoded by the exons ATGCTTCCTGGACACAGTAGAGGCAGAGGTCCGAGCGCCCTGCCAGCCCAGCTGCCCACCTCTCCCTGCAGGTACCGAGGCTTCATCCTGCTGATCACTTTCCTCATCTACACCTGTTATCACATGTCCAGGAAGCCCATCAGTGTTGTCAAG AGCCGTCTGCACCACAACTGCTCAGAGATGATCCAGCCCATCGGCGACACCCACAGGCTCAACGACACCACGTGGTGCAACTGGGCCCCATTTG ACCAGAGCAACTACAAGGAACTCCTGGGGGCAGTGGACAACGCCTTCCTCGTGGCCTATGCCATTGGCATGTTTATCAG TGGCATTTTTGGGGAGCGGCTCCCCCTCCGTTACTACCTTACAGCCGGAATGCTGCTCAGCGGCCTTTTCACCTCGCTCTTTGGCCTGGGGTATTTCTGGAACATCCACGCGCTCTGGTACTTTGTTCTTATCCAG aTCTGCAACGGGCTCGTCCAGACCACGGGCTGGCCCTCCGTGGTGACCTGTGTGGGCAACTGGTTCGGGAAGGGGAA gcggGGGCTCATCATGGGCATCTGGAATTCCCACACATCCATGGGCAACATCCTGGGCTCCCTGATCGCCGGCGTCTGGGTGGATGAGCAGTGGGGCCTGTCCTTTGTGGTGCCCGGCATCATCACCGCCGTCATGGGCCTCGTCACCTTCTTCTTCTTAATTGAAT ACCCAGAGGACGTGGACTGCTCACCACCTCAGCACCAT GGTGAGCTGGAAGAGAACGTGGACAACGCTGAGGACCCTGGCAATGGACCCCACTCTAACAGAGAGAACGGCCTGGAGTCTGCCGTCACCTTGTCCAAGGAGCCAAGTGCTCAGCCCGCTGCCATCAGCTTTTTTGGGGCGCTCTGGATCCCG GGTGTGGTCGAGTTCTCCTTGTGTCTGCTGTTTGCCAAGCTGGTCAGTTACACCTTCCTCTACTGGCTGCCCCTCTACATCTTCAATGTGG TTCACTTTACTGCCAAGGAGTCTGGGGACCTGTCCACGCTCTTCGATGTTGGTGGCATCGCAG GCGGCATCCTGGCGGGGCTCATCTCTGACTACACCAACGGCAGGGCCACCACCTGTTGTGTCATGCTGATCTTGGCTGCCCCCACG ATGTTCCTGTACAACTACGTTGGCCAGAGTGGGATCAGCATCTCCATAG TAATGCTGCTTACCTGTGGAGCCCTGGTCAACGGCCCTTATGCCCTCATCACCACTGCTGTCTCGGCTGACCTG GGGACTCACAAGAGCCTGAAGGGCAACGCAAAGGCGCTCTCCACTGTCACGGCCATCATCGACGGCACTGGATCCATAG GTGCGGCTCTGGGGCCTCTGCTGGCCGGGCTCATTTCCCCCACAGGCTGGAACAACGTCTTCTACATGCTCATCACTGCCGACATCCTGGCTTGCTTG ctcctCTGCCGGTTGGTGTACAAAGAGATCCTGGGCTGGAGGTCATCCCTGAGTAGAGACAGAGG GTATAGAGAAATGTGA
- the SLC37A2 gene encoding glucose-6-phosphate exchanger SLC37A2 isoform X4 produces MSRKPISVVKSRLHHNCSEMIQPIGDTHRLNDTTWCNWAPFDQSNYKELLGAVDNAFLVAYAIGMFISGIFGERLPLRYYLTAGMLLSGLFTSLFGLGYFWNIHALWYFVLIQICNGLVQTTGWPSVVTCVGNWFGKGKRGLIMGIWNSHTSMGNILGSLIAGVWVDEQWGLSFVVPGIITAVMGLVTFFFLIEYPEDVDCSPPQHHGELEENVDNAEDPGNGPHSNRENGLESAVTLSKEPSAQPAAISFFGALWIPGVVEFSLCLLFAKLVSYTFLYWLPLYIFNVVHFTAKESGDLSTLFDVGGIAGGILAGLISDYTNGRATTCCVMLILAAPTMFLYNYVGQSGISISIVMLLTCGALVNGPYALITTAVSADLGTHKSLKGNAKALSTVTAIIDGTGSIGAALGPLLAGLISPTGWNNVFYMLITADILACLLLCRLVYKEILGWRSSLSRDRGSSVALTHAR; encoded by the exons ATGTCCAGGAAGCCCATCAGTGTTGTCAAG AGCCGTCTGCACCACAACTGCTCAGAGATGATCCAGCCCATCGGCGACACCCACAGGCTCAACGACACCACGTGGTGCAACTGGGCCCCATTTG ACCAGAGCAACTACAAGGAACTCCTGGGGGCAGTGGACAACGCCTTCCTCGTGGCCTATGCCATTGGCATGTTTATCAG TGGCATTTTTGGGGAGCGGCTCCCCCTCCGTTACTACCTTACAGCCGGAATGCTGCTCAGCGGCCTTTTCACCTCGCTCTTTGGCCTGGGGTATTTCTGGAACATCCACGCGCTCTGGTACTTTGTTCTTATCCAG aTCTGCAACGGGCTCGTCCAGACCACGGGCTGGCCCTCCGTGGTGACCTGTGTGGGCAACTGGTTCGGGAAGGGGAA gcggGGGCTCATCATGGGCATCTGGAATTCCCACACATCCATGGGCAACATCCTGGGCTCCCTGATCGCCGGCGTCTGGGTGGATGAGCAGTGGGGCCTGTCCTTTGTGGTGCCCGGCATCATCACCGCCGTCATGGGCCTCGTCACCTTCTTCTTCTTAATTGAAT ACCCAGAGGACGTGGACTGCTCACCACCTCAGCACCAT GGTGAGCTGGAAGAGAACGTGGACAACGCTGAGGACCCTGGCAATGGACCCCACTCTAACAGAGAGAACGGCCTGGAGTCTGCCGTCACCTTGTCCAAGGAGCCAAGTGCTCAGCCCGCTGCCATCAGCTTTTTTGGGGCGCTCTGGATCCCG GGTGTGGTCGAGTTCTCCTTGTGTCTGCTGTTTGCCAAGCTGGTCAGTTACACCTTCCTCTACTGGCTGCCCCTCTACATCTTCAATGTGG TTCACTTTACTGCCAAGGAGTCTGGGGACCTGTCCACGCTCTTCGATGTTGGTGGCATCGCAG GCGGCATCCTGGCGGGGCTCATCTCTGACTACACCAACGGCAGGGCCACCACCTGTTGTGTCATGCTGATCTTGGCTGCCCCCACG ATGTTCCTGTACAACTACGTTGGCCAGAGTGGGATCAGCATCTCCATAG TAATGCTGCTTACCTGTGGAGCCCTGGTCAACGGCCCTTATGCCCTCATCACCACTGCTGTCTCGGCTGACCTG GGGACTCACAAGAGCCTGAAGGGCAACGCAAAGGCGCTCTCCACTGTCACGGCCATCATCGACGGCACTGGATCCATAG GTGCGGCTCTGGGGCCTCTGCTGGCCGGGCTCATTTCCCCCACAGGCTGGAACAACGTCTTCTACATGCTCATCACTGCCGACATCCTGGCTTGCTTG ctcctCTGCCGGTTGGTGTACAAAGAGATCCTGGGCTGGAGGTCATCCCTGAGTAGAGACAGAGG CTCTAGTGTGGCCCTAACCCACGCGCGGTAG
- the SLC37A2 gene encoding glucose-6-phosphate exchanger SLC37A2 isoform X1 yields MLPGHSRGRGPSALPAQLPTSPCRYRGFILLITFLIYTCYHMSRKPISVVKSRLHHNCSEMIQPIGDTHRLNDTTWCNWAPFDQSNYKELLGAVDNAFLVAYAIGMFISGIFGERLPLRYYLTAGMLLSGLFTSLFGLGYFWNIHALWYFVLIQICNGLVQTTGWPSVVTCVGNWFGKGKRGLIMGIWNSHTSMGNILGSLIAGVWVDEQWGLSFVVPGIITAVMGLVTFFFLIEYPEDVDCSPPQHHGELEENVDNAEDPGNGPHSNRENGLESAVTLSKEPSAQPAAISFFGALWIPGVVEFSLCLLFAKLVSYTFLYWLPLYIFNVVHFTAKESGDLSTLFDVGGIAGGILAGLISDYTNGRATTCCVMLILAAPTMFLYNYVGQSGISISIVMLLTCGALVNGPYALITTAVSADLGTHKSLKGNAKALSTVTAIIDGTGSIGAALGPLLAGLISPTGWNNVFYMLITADILACLLLCRLVYKEILGWRSSLSRDRGSSVALTHAR; encoded by the exons ATGCTTCCTGGACACAGTAGAGGCAGAGGTCCGAGCGCCCTGCCAGCCCAGCTGCCCACCTCTCCCTGCAGGTACCGAGGCTTCATCCTGCTGATCACTTTCCTCATCTACACCTGTTATCACATGTCCAGGAAGCCCATCAGTGTTGTCAAG AGCCGTCTGCACCACAACTGCTCAGAGATGATCCAGCCCATCGGCGACACCCACAGGCTCAACGACACCACGTGGTGCAACTGGGCCCCATTTG ACCAGAGCAACTACAAGGAACTCCTGGGGGCAGTGGACAACGCCTTCCTCGTGGCCTATGCCATTGGCATGTTTATCAG TGGCATTTTTGGGGAGCGGCTCCCCCTCCGTTACTACCTTACAGCCGGAATGCTGCTCAGCGGCCTTTTCACCTCGCTCTTTGGCCTGGGGTATTTCTGGAACATCCACGCGCTCTGGTACTTTGTTCTTATCCAG aTCTGCAACGGGCTCGTCCAGACCACGGGCTGGCCCTCCGTGGTGACCTGTGTGGGCAACTGGTTCGGGAAGGGGAA gcggGGGCTCATCATGGGCATCTGGAATTCCCACACATCCATGGGCAACATCCTGGGCTCCCTGATCGCCGGCGTCTGGGTGGATGAGCAGTGGGGCCTGTCCTTTGTGGTGCCCGGCATCATCACCGCCGTCATGGGCCTCGTCACCTTCTTCTTCTTAATTGAAT ACCCAGAGGACGTGGACTGCTCACCACCTCAGCACCAT GGTGAGCTGGAAGAGAACGTGGACAACGCTGAGGACCCTGGCAATGGACCCCACTCTAACAGAGAGAACGGCCTGGAGTCTGCCGTCACCTTGTCCAAGGAGCCAAGTGCTCAGCCCGCTGCCATCAGCTTTTTTGGGGCGCTCTGGATCCCG GGTGTGGTCGAGTTCTCCTTGTGTCTGCTGTTTGCCAAGCTGGTCAGTTACACCTTCCTCTACTGGCTGCCCCTCTACATCTTCAATGTGG TTCACTTTACTGCCAAGGAGTCTGGGGACCTGTCCACGCTCTTCGATGTTGGTGGCATCGCAG GCGGCATCCTGGCGGGGCTCATCTCTGACTACACCAACGGCAGGGCCACCACCTGTTGTGTCATGCTGATCTTGGCTGCCCCCACG ATGTTCCTGTACAACTACGTTGGCCAGAGTGGGATCAGCATCTCCATAG TAATGCTGCTTACCTGTGGAGCCCTGGTCAACGGCCCTTATGCCCTCATCACCACTGCTGTCTCGGCTGACCTG GGGACTCACAAGAGCCTGAAGGGCAACGCAAAGGCGCTCTCCACTGTCACGGCCATCATCGACGGCACTGGATCCATAG GTGCGGCTCTGGGGCCTCTGCTGGCCGGGCTCATTTCCCCCACAGGCTGGAACAACGTCTTCTACATGCTCATCACTGCCGACATCCTGGCTTGCTTG ctcctCTGCCGGTTGGTGTACAAAGAGATCCTGGGCTGGAGGTCATCCCTGAGTAGAGACAGAGG CTCTAGTGTGGCCCTAACCCACGCGCGGTAG
- the SLC37A2 gene encoding glucose-6-phosphate exchanger SLC37A2 isoform X2, producing the protein MRSSLAPGVWFLRAFSRDSWYRGFILLITFLIYTCYHMSRKPISVVKSRLHHNCSEMIQPIGDTHRLNDTTWCNWAPFDQSNYKELLGAVDNAFLVAYAIGMFISGIFGERLPLRYYLTAGMLLSGLFTSLFGLGYFWNIHALWYFVLIQICNGLVQTTGWPSVVTCVGNWFGKGKRGLIMGIWNSHTSMGNILGSLIAGVWVDEQWGLSFVVPGIITAVMGLVTFFFLIEYPEDVDCSPPQHHGELEENVDNAEDPGNGPHSNRENGLESAVTLSKEPSAQPAAISFFGALWIPGVVEFSLCLLFAKLVSYTFLYWLPLYIFNVVHFTAKESGDLSTLFDVGGIAGGILAGLISDYTNGRATTCCVMLILAAPTMFLYNYVGQSGISISIVMLLTCGALVNGPYALITTAVSADLGTHKSLKGNAKALSTVTAIIDGTGSIGAALGPLLAGLISPTGWNNVFYMLITADILACLLLCRLVYKEILGWRSSLSRDRGSSVALTHAR; encoded by the exons ATGCGGTCTTCCTTGGCGCCGGGCGTCTGGTTCCTCCGCGCCTTCTCCAGGGACAGCTG GTACCGAGGCTTCATCCTGCTGATCACTTTCCTCATCTACACCTGTTATCACATGTCCAGGAAGCCCATCAGTGTTGTCAAG AGCCGTCTGCACCACAACTGCTCAGAGATGATCCAGCCCATCGGCGACACCCACAGGCTCAACGACACCACGTGGTGCAACTGGGCCCCATTTG ACCAGAGCAACTACAAGGAACTCCTGGGGGCAGTGGACAACGCCTTCCTCGTGGCCTATGCCATTGGCATGTTTATCAG TGGCATTTTTGGGGAGCGGCTCCCCCTCCGTTACTACCTTACAGCCGGAATGCTGCTCAGCGGCCTTTTCACCTCGCTCTTTGGCCTGGGGTATTTCTGGAACATCCACGCGCTCTGGTACTTTGTTCTTATCCAG aTCTGCAACGGGCTCGTCCAGACCACGGGCTGGCCCTCCGTGGTGACCTGTGTGGGCAACTGGTTCGGGAAGGGGAA gcggGGGCTCATCATGGGCATCTGGAATTCCCACACATCCATGGGCAACATCCTGGGCTCCCTGATCGCCGGCGTCTGGGTGGATGAGCAGTGGGGCCTGTCCTTTGTGGTGCCCGGCATCATCACCGCCGTCATGGGCCTCGTCACCTTCTTCTTCTTAATTGAAT ACCCAGAGGACGTGGACTGCTCACCACCTCAGCACCAT GGTGAGCTGGAAGAGAACGTGGACAACGCTGAGGACCCTGGCAATGGACCCCACTCTAACAGAGAGAACGGCCTGGAGTCTGCCGTCACCTTGTCCAAGGAGCCAAGTGCTCAGCCCGCTGCCATCAGCTTTTTTGGGGCGCTCTGGATCCCG GGTGTGGTCGAGTTCTCCTTGTGTCTGCTGTTTGCCAAGCTGGTCAGTTACACCTTCCTCTACTGGCTGCCCCTCTACATCTTCAATGTGG TTCACTTTACTGCCAAGGAGTCTGGGGACCTGTCCACGCTCTTCGATGTTGGTGGCATCGCAG GCGGCATCCTGGCGGGGCTCATCTCTGACTACACCAACGGCAGGGCCACCACCTGTTGTGTCATGCTGATCTTGGCTGCCCCCACG ATGTTCCTGTACAACTACGTTGGCCAGAGTGGGATCAGCATCTCCATAG TAATGCTGCTTACCTGTGGAGCCCTGGTCAACGGCCCTTATGCCCTCATCACCACTGCTGTCTCGGCTGACCTG GGGACTCACAAGAGCCTGAAGGGCAACGCAAAGGCGCTCTCCACTGTCACGGCCATCATCGACGGCACTGGATCCATAG GTGCGGCTCTGGGGCCTCTGCTGGCCGGGCTCATTTCCCCCACAGGCTGGAACAACGTCTTCTACATGCTCATCACTGCCGACATCCTGGCTTGCTTG ctcctCTGCCGGTTGGTGTACAAAGAGATCCTGGGCTGGAGGTCATCCCTGAGTAGAGACAGAGG CTCTAGTGTGGCCCTAACCCACGCGCGGTAG